One Vigna unguiculata cultivar IT97K-499-35 chromosome 7, ASM411807v1, whole genome shotgun sequence genomic region harbors:
- the LOC114190808 gene encoding uncharacterized protein LOC114190808, whose protein sequence is MVHPNSRTVGDTERSWCRAVRGGTGIAVLALRTSKAPNISHLQASLRSLQTSHPILRSRLLHNNNTFSFLTSPTSSFTLTSLTLPTNVSDPLTQILELELNRNTWHDSTDDHVFFATVYTLPNANTWVVALRLHVSACDRTTALLLLRELLTLMEGDHGAGQDNDNHKEEPSLAIEDLVPRGKGKKPVWTRGLDMLAYSLNSLRLSNLKFVDAKNPRFSQVVRLQLNQNETKAVLAGCKLSGIKLCGAVVAAGLMATHGSKLRSKKYGVVTLTDCRSSLDSALTDNFGFYHSAILNSHEMKGGETLWELAKKTYQTLAHSKNCNKHFSDMADLNFLMCRAIENPSLTPAASLRTSLMSVFEETVVDNGGAKQRQIGVEDYMGCASVHGVGPSIAVFDTIRDGSLDCVCVYPAPLHSRELMQELVGKMKAILVEAANGYTG, encoded by the exons ATGGTCCACCCAAACTCCCGAACCGTCGGCGACACCGAGCGCAGCTGGTGCCGCGCCGTCCGAGGCGGCACTGGCATCGCCGTCCTCGCCCTCCGAACCTCCAAGGCCCCCAACATCTCCCACCTCCAAGCCTCCCTCCGAAGCCTCCAAACCTCCCACCCAATCCTGAGGTCCCGACTCCTACACAACAACAACACATTCTCCTTCCTCACCTCCCCCACCTCCTCCTTCACACTAACCTCCCTCACCCTCCCCACTAACGTCTCCGACCCCCTTACCCAGATCCTCGAACTCGAACTCAACCGCAACACGTGGCACGACTCCACCGACGACCACGTCTTCTTCGCCACCGTCTACACCCTCCCCAACGCTAACACCTGGGTGGTAGCACTGAGACTCCATGTCTCCGCCTGTGACCGTACCACCGCGCTGTTACTTCTCAGGGAGTTGCTTACTCTCATGGAAGGAGATCATGGCGCTGGCCAGGACAACGATAATCACAAAGAGGAACCTAGTTTGGCCATTGAAGATctcgtgccacgtggcaaggGCAAGAAGCCTGTCTGGACACGTGGCCTTGACATGCTCGCGTACTCGCTTAACTCTCTCAGACTCTCCAATTTGAAGTTCGTTGACGCCAAAAACCCTAGGTTTTCGCAGGTGGTTAGGTTGCAACTCAACCAAAACGAGACCAAGGCAGTTCTAGCA GGTTGCAAGTTGAGTGGGATAAAACTGTGTGGAGCAGTTGTTGCTGCCGGGTTAATGGCGACCCATGGCTCAAAACTGAGGTCCAAGAAGTATGGAGTCGTCACCCTCACTGATTGCCGATCCAGTCTTGACTCAGCCCTCACTGACAATTTTG GATTTTACCACTCTGCCATTCTGAATTCGCACGAGATGAAGGGTGGGGAAACCCTATGGGAGCTAGCCAAGAAGACATACCAAACCCTCGCCCACTCCAAGAACTGCAACAAGCATTTTTCGGACATGGCAGATTTGAACTTTCTCATGTGCAGGGCAATAGAGAACCCTAGCTTGACGCCCGCCGCCTCGCTCAGGACCTCCTTGATGTCGGTCTTCGAGGAGACCGTCGTCGACAACGGCGGCGCCAAGCAGCGCCAGATCGGGGTTGAGGACTACATGGGTTGCGCCTCCGTGCACGGTGTGGGACCCTCCATTGCGGTTTTCGACACCATTCGGGATGGGAGCTTGGATTGCGTGTGCGTGTACCCAGCGCCGTTGCACTCGCGGGAACTCATGCAGGAGCTTGTTGGGAAGATGAAGGCTATCCTCGTTGAAGCTGCAAACGGATACACGGGATAA